The Streptococcus sp. oral taxon 431 nucleotide sequence CTGTAGCTTATTTGACAGCTATCAAAGAGGGGTTGAACCGTGAAATGGTGATTAAGGATGGAGATGTTCTGGAGAAATATCTGGAAGTTGATACTTTCTTGTTTGATAAGACGGGAACAATCACAACTAGTTATCCTATAGTTGAAAAGGTGTTACCTTTTGGGGACTATAGTGAGGAAGATATTCTCAGAATCAGTGCCTGTCTTGAGGAACACATTTATCATCCTATTGCTAATGCCATCGTCAAGCAAGCTGAGATAGAGGGAATTGAACATGAGGAAATGCATGGGAAACTCCAATATATCGCAAGCAAGGGGATCAAATCTCATATAGATGGGCAACCAGTTCTTATTGGGAATTATGTTTTGATGCAGGATGAGCAAATTCATATCAATTCAGAACAAAATGCTTTAATTGAAGAATACAAGAGTCACTACAATCTCTTATTCTTAGCCTACCAGAATGAATTGATTGGAATGTTCTGTATTCATACTCCTTTGAGAAAAGAAGCAAAGGCAGCCTTGGAGAAACTTAAGGCACAAGGGAAAAAATTGATTCTGGCAACAGGGGACACCTTGGTTAGAACAGAGGAATTAGTCAAAGACTTGCCCTTTGATCAGGTCTATACAGACTTAAAACCTGATGGGAAATTTGAGTTAGTAGAGGAACTGCAGAAAGCAGGTCACACTATTTTGATGGTTGGAGATGGATTGAATGACTCAGCGGCTCTAACCCTATCAGATATCGGTGTGGTGATGAATGAGAGTGCAGATATTTCTAAGCAGATGAGCGATATCTTATTGTTAGATAATCGTTTGGATTTCTTCCAAGAGTTGGATTCGCTATCATCATCTTTGCAAACACTCATCAAGAAGAATATTCAAGATACCGTTGTCGTAAATAGTAGTTTGATTGGCTTTGGCTTGTTTAACTGGCTCAGCCCTTCAAATCTTTCTATCTTACATAATCTAACAACCTTACGCATTGTACTGCGTAGCCTGTCTATTAAGGGATAGGTGGGGACTATTCACAGCAAAAAGGAGTTACCTTTATCGAGGTTAACTCCTTTGTTTATAGGTAAATGTTTAACAATTTAGTAAGTCAATACAAAGTATTTCTTCTTACCACGGCGGATAACAGTCAGTTCGTTCTCTAACTTATCGTTATCCCCTAAGACATAGTCAAGGTCTTGGATACGGTCGCCGTTGACGTAGATAGCTCCATTTTGGACATCTTCACGGGCTTGGCGTTTTGAGTTAACCACGCCAGAAGATACGAGAAGTTCAACGATGTTGTGATTTTCGTCTGCCTGTACTTGGTAGTTTGGCACGCCACGAAGTCCTTGTTTGAGTTCTTTGACAGAAAGGTTTTTGATATTTCCTGCAAAGAGTTGTTCAGTGATGTTAAGGGCTTCTTTGTAGGCTTCTTCACCGTGGACAAGAGTCACAACTTCACGAGCGAGGACTTTTTGAGCCAAGCGTTCGTGTGGTGCTGCTTCGAATTGTTTACGGATGTCTTCAATCTCATCAAGTGACAAGAAGGTAAAGATCTTCAAGAAGCGAACAGCGTCAGCATCCATGACATTCATCCAGAATTGGTACATTTCGTATGGAGAAGTCTTTTCAGGGTTGAGCCAAACAGCGTTTCCTTCAGATTTACCAAATTTCTTACCAGTTGCGTCTGTAATGAGTGGGACAGTGATGACGTGACCGGTCTTGTCAGCCTTACGACGAAGCAACTCTGTACCAGCAGTCATATTTCCCCACTGGTCAGAACCACCGATTTGGAGGGTTACATTGTGCTCTTGGTTAAGGACAAAGAAGTCGTACCCTTGCATGATTTGGTAGGCAAACTCAGTGTAAGAAATCCCAGTTTCGATACGTTTCTTCACAGACTCCTTGCTCATCATGTAGTTGACAGTGAAGTATTTTCCGATATCACGGAGGAAGTCAATGAAGCTGATGCTGCCAAACCAGTCGTAGTTGTTGACCATGACAGCTTTATTCTCACCATTTTCAAAGTCAAGAAAACGAGAAAGTTGTCCTTGGATAGACTTGACCCAGCCCTCTACTGTGTCTTTTGTTTGGAGACTACGCTCAGCATCTTTGAAGGACGGATCTCCGATGAGACCTGTAGCACCGCCAACGAGCGCATAAGGTTTGTGACCTGCTAGCTGCAAACGACGACTTGTCAAGATTGCGACAAGGTGACCTAGGTGAAGGCTGTCAGCAGTTGGATCGTAGCCAGTATAATAAGAAACTTGACCTTCTTCTAGGGCTTTACGCAAAGCTTCTTCATCAGTCGTTTGAAAAATCAAACCACGCTCTTTTAGCTCATCAAAAATGTGCATGTGTCTTTTCTCCTTTTTAAAATATTGTTTCTACCTATTTTACCACAAACTTGGCAAATAACCTAGTAAAATCGGGAAGAAAGTTGCTGCTTGGACTTTTTTGGAAACGAGTGAAATATGGTATAATAGCACTAGCTTATACTCAATGAAAATCAAAGAGCAAACTAGGAAGCTAGCCGAAGGCTGTACTCGAGTACGGCAAGGCGAGACTGACGTGGTTTGAATTTGATTTTTGAAGAGTATTATTTTCAGAGAAATAGATAAAAACAGTTAAGAAAGGGGCTGAAAGATGTCTCATATTATTGAATTGCCAGAGGTTTTGGCCAACCAGATTGCGGCAGGAGAAGTTATCGAACGTCCTGCCAGCGTAGTTAAAGAGTTGGTTGAAAATGCTATCGATGCTGGTTCTAGCCAGATTATCGTTGAGATCGAAGAAGCTGGTCTTAAGAAAATCCAAATTACCGATAATGGTCACGGGATTGCCCACGATGAAGTCGAGTTGGCTCTCCGTCGTCATGCAACCAGTAAGATTAAGAATCAGGCAGATCTTTTTCGGATTCGTACGCTCGGTTTCCGTGGTGAAGCTTTGCCCTCTATCGCTTCTGTCAGTGTTCTGACTCTTTTGACTGCAGTAGAGGGTGCAAGTCACGGGACTAAGCTAGTAGCTCGTGGGGGAGAAGTAGAAGAAATCATCCCTGCGACTAGTCCTGTTGGGACCAAGGTTTGTGTGGAGGATCTCTTTTTTAACACACCAGCTCGTCTCAAGTATATGAAGAGCCAGCAGGCAGAGTTGTCTCATATCATCGATATTGTCAATCGTCTGGGGCTAGCCCATCCTGAGATTTCCTTTAGTCTAATTAGTGATGGCAAGGAAATGACACGAACAGCTGGTACGGGTCAACTCCGCCAAGCCATTGCTGGAATTTATGGTTTAGCCAGTGCTAAAAAAATGGTTGAGATTGAGAATTCTGACCTAGACTTTGAAATTTCAGGCTTTGTGTCCTTGCCGGAATTGACACGGGCTAATCGTAACTATATCAGTCTCTTTATCAATGGTCGTTATATCAAAAACTTCCTGCTCAATCGTGCCATTTTAGATGGTTACGGCAGCAAGCTTATGGTGGGGCGTTTTCCGCTAGCTGTTATTCACATCCATATCGATCCTTATCTAGCAGATGTCAATGTGCACCCGACCAAGCAAGAGGTGCGTATTTCTAAGGAAAGAGAGCTGATGGCACTGGTTTCAGAAGCTATCGCAAAGAGTCTCAAGGAACAGACCTTGATTCCAGATGCCTTGGAAAATCTGGCAAAGTCTACCGTACGCAATCGTGAAAAAGTAGAGCAAACCATTCTCCCGCTTAAAGAAAATAATCTTTACTACGAGCAAACGGAGCTGACAAGACCGCCTCAAGCTGAGGTAGCAGACCATCAGGTGAATCTGACTGAAGAAAGACAGGATTTGAACCTCTTCGCTAAGGAAACCTTGGATCAGCTGACCAAACCAGCAAAACTGCATTTTGCAGAGAGAAAGTCTATCAGTTACGACCAACTGGATCATCCTGAGTTAGATATGGCTAATTTGGATAAGGCTTATGACAAGCTGGAGCGAGAAGAATCTTCAAGCTTTCCGGAGTTGGAATTTTTCGGTCAGATGCATGGAACCTATCTCTTTGCCCAAGGTAGAGATGGGCTTTACATCATAGACCAACACGCAGCTCAGGAGCGGGTTAAGTATGAGGAGTATCGCGAAAGTATTGGCAATGTTGACCAGAGCCAGCAGCAACTCCTAGTGCCCTATATCTTTGAATTTCCTGCGGATGATTCCCTTCGCCTCAAGGAAAGAATGTCTCTTTTAGAGGAAGTTGGCGTCTTTCTAGCAGAGTACGGGGAGAATCAATTTATCTTGCGCGAACATCCCATTTGGATGGCAGAGGAGGAAATTGAATCTGGAATCTATGAGATGTGCGACATGCTCCTCTTGACCAAGGAAGTTTCAATCAAGAAATACCGAGCTGAACTAGCCATTATGATGTCCTGCAAGAGGTCTATCAAGGCTAACCACCGTATCGATGATCACTCGGCTAGACAACTCCTCTATCAGCTTTCCCAATGTGACAACCCCTACAACTGTCCACACGGACGCCCTGTTTTGGTCCACTTTACCAAGTCAGATATGGAAAAGATGTTCCGTCGCATTCAAGAAAATCATACAAGCCTACGCGAACTAGGGAAATACTAAATTTAAAGGAAAATTATGTACGAATATCTAAAGGGTATTATTACCAAAATTACTGCTAAATACATTGTTCTAGAAGCTAACGGGATCGGCTACATTTTGCACGTGGCTAACCCCTATGCTTACTCAGGACAAGTCAATCAAGAAGCGCAAATCTATGTCCATCAAGTTGTTCGCGAAGATGCTCACCTGCTTTACGGCTTTCGTTCAGAAGACGAGAAAAAACTCTTTCTCAGCTTGATCTCGGTGTCAGGCATTGGTCCTGTATCAGCTCTTGCCATTATTGCAGCTGATGACAATGCAGGGCTTGTTCAAGCCATCGAGACCAAGAATATAACCTACCTGACCAAGTTCCCTAAAATCGGGAAGAAAACAGCCCAACAGATGCTCTTGGACTTAGAAGGTAAGGTGGCTGTGGCAGGTGATGACCTCCCTGCTAAGGCTACAATTCCATCTAGTAGTGACAACCAAGAATTGGAAGAAGCCATGGAAGCCATGTTGGCATTGGGCTACAAGGCGACCGAGCTTAAGAAAATCAAGAAATTCTTTGAAGGAACGACTGATACAGCTGAAAACTACATCAAATCTGCCCTTAAGATGTTGGTGAAATAGGAGAAGTCTATGCCAAAACGCTGTGGTTGGGTTAAAATGAACAACCCTCTATATGTAGCCTACCACGATGAGGAATGGGGCCAGACCCTCCATGATGACCGAGCGCTTTTTGAGTTGCTCTGTATGGAGACTTATCAGGCAGGCTTATCTTGGGAAACGGTACTCAATAAACGCCAAGCCTTCCGTCAAGTTTTTCATGGTTACCAAATTCAAGCTGTTGCAGACATGACGGATGAAGAACTGGAATCTTTGTTAGAAAATCCAGCTATCATTCGTCATCGCGCCAAGATTTTTGCGACGCGAGCTAATGCCCAGGCCTTTCTACAAGTTCAGAAAGAGTATGGCTCTTTTGATGCTTATCTCTGGTCTTTTGTAGATGGGAAAATCATAGTTAATGATATCCCGGACTACAGTCAAGCACCAGCCAAAACGCCTTTGTCCGAAAAAATATCCAAGGAACTCAAAAAACGTGGCTTCAAGTTCACAGGACCAGTCGCTGTTTTATCCTTTCTACAAGCTGCAGGGCTAGTTGATGACCATGAGAATGATTGTGAATG carries:
- the tyrS gene encoding tyrosine--tRNA ligase, with the protein product MHIFDELKERGLIFQTTDEEALRKALEEGQVSYYTGYDPTADSLHLGHLVAILTSRRLQLAGHKPYALVGGATGLIGDPSFKDAERSLQTKDTVEGWVKSIQGQLSRFLDFENGENKAVMVNNYDWFGSISFIDFLRDIGKYFTVNYMMSKESVKKRIETGISYTEFAYQIMQGYDFFVLNQEHNVTLQIGGSDQWGNMTAGTELLRRKADKTGHVITVPLITDATGKKFGKSEGNAVWLNPEKTSPYEMYQFWMNVMDADAVRFLKIFTFLSLDEIEDIRKQFEAAPHERLAQKVLAREVVTLVHGEEAYKEALNITEQLFAGNIKNLSVKELKQGLRGVPNYQVQADENHNIVELLVSSGVVNSKRQAREDVQNGAIYVNGDRIQDLDYVLGDNDKLENELTVIRRGKKKYFVLTY
- the mutL gene encoding DNA mismatch repair endonuclease MutL: MSHIIELPEVLANQIAAGEVIERPASVVKELVENAIDAGSSQIIVEIEEAGLKKIQITDNGHGIAHDEVELALRRHATSKIKNQADLFRIRTLGFRGEALPSIASVSVLTLLTAVEGASHGTKLVARGGEVEEIIPATSPVGTKVCVEDLFFNTPARLKYMKSQQAELSHIIDIVNRLGLAHPEISFSLISDGKEMTRTAGTGQLRQAIAGIYGLASAKKMVEIENSDLDFEISGFVSLPELTRANRNYISLFINGRYIKNFLLNRAILDGYGSKLMVGRFPLAVIHIHIDPYLADVNVHPTKQEVRISKERELMALVSEAIAKSLKEQTLIPDALENLAKSTVRNREKVEQTILPLKENNLYYEQTELTRPPQAEVADHQVNLTEERQDLNLFAKETLDQLTKPAKLHFAERKSISYDQLDHPELDMANLDKAYDKLEREESSSFPELEFFGQMHGTYLFAQGRDGLYIIDQHAAQERVKYEEYRESIGNVDQSQQQLLVPYIFEFPADDSLRLKERMSLLEEVGVFLAEYGENQFILREHPIWMAEEEIESGIYEMCDMLLLTKEVSIKKYRAELAIMMSCKRSIKANHRIDDHSARQLLYQLSQCDNPYNCPHGRPVLVHFTKSDMEKMFRRIQENHTSLRELGKY
- the ruvA gene encoding Holliday junction branch migration protein RuvA; amino-acid sequence: MYEYLKGIITKITAKYIVLEANGIGYILHVANPYAYSGQVNQEAQIYVHQVVREDAHLLYGFRSEDEKKLFLSLISVSGIGPVSALAIIAADDNAGLVQAIETKNITYLTKFPKIGKKTAQQMLLDLEGKVAVAGDDLPAKATIPSSSDNQELEEAMEAMLALGYKATELKKIKKFFEGTTDTAENYIKSALKMLVK
- a CDS encoding DNA-3-methyladenine glycosylase I, whose translation is MPKRCGWVKMNNPLYVAYHDEEWGQTLHDDRALFELLCMETYQAGLSWETVLNKRQAFRQVFHGYQIQAVADMTDEELESLLENPAIIRHRAKIFATRANAQAFLQVQKEYGSFDAYLWSFVDGKIIVNDIPDYSQAPAKTPLSEKISKELKKRGFKFTGPVAVLSFLQAAGLVDDHENDCEWKGN